The nucleotide sequence CGGCGCCACGCCTTCGGTGGCGCAGCAGGCCGTGCAACCGATCCAGCGCCGTGACGTGCCGGTGGCCGACGATGTGCTGGCCCTGCGTGATGCCCTCAACGAAGCCATCTGGCAGGCCTCCCTCAAGGCCGATCCGGATCACTACCAGGCGTTGAACAACCTGCGTCAGCAAATGGCCGCGCACCTGACGGCAGTGGCGTCATCGGGCGTCAGGTTGATCAACCTGTCGTTCAAGCAAAGCCTGCCGGCGCTGGTGGTGGCGTATCAGCAATTTGCCGACGCCACCCGGGTGACCGAAGTAATCCAGCGCAACGGCGTGGCCCACCCGGGTTTCCTGCCGCCCAACGACCTGAAAGTCTCGGGAGAGTAAGCCATGGGCGAGTTCGCTAACACCGTCACGCTCACCGTCGGCGGGCTGGACTACGGTGGTTGGAAAAGCGTGGAAATCAGTGCGGACCTGGAGCGTCAGTTCCGCACTTTCAAACTCGACATCACCTGGCAATGGCCGGGGCAGACCCAGGCGGTGCCGATCCGTCCCGGTGATGAATGCCAGGTGCGCATCGGTGCCGACCTGGTGCTCAGCGGCTACGTGTTCAAGGCCCCGGTCAGCTATGACGGACGCCAGATCACGCTGAGTATCGAAGGCGGTTCCAGGACCCAGGACCTGGTGGATTGCGCGGCGATCAATCGGCCGAGCCAATGGCGGGGGCAGACGGTGCTGAGCATCGTCCAGGCCCTGGCGTCGCAATATGGCGTGGGGGTGGTCAGTGAAATCCCGGAGACCGCGCGTCTGAGCGAACACAGCATCGTGCCGGGAGAAACCGTCTTTCAATCCATCGACCGTTTGCTGACGTTGTTCCGGGTGTTCTCCACCGACGACGCCGAAGGCCGCGTGCTGTTGGCCAAGCCGGGCAGCGGCGGGCGGGCCAGTGATGGGTTGGAACTGGGCAAGAATATTCTTTCGGGCAATGCGCCGATGGACTACAGCCAGGTGTTCTCCGAATACCGGGTCATCGGTCAGCACAAGGGCAGCGACCAGCAGAGCGGGGCGGCGGTGAGCGAGGTTTCGGGCACCGCCACGGACCTGGGTTTCAAGCGCAAGCGGGTCACGGTGATCAACGAAAGCGCGCAACTGACGTTCGAGCTGGCCCAGCAACGGGCCGACTGGGAAAGCGCCATCCGCACCGGTCGGGCCTTGACCACCACCTACCGCGTGCAGGGCTGGCGCCAGGCCAACGGCGACTTGTGGCGCCACAACAGCCTGGTGCGGGTGATCGACCCGGTGCTGGGGTTCGACGGCGACATGCTGATTTCCAAAGTGACCTATTCGCTGTCTGCTCAGGGCTCGGTCACCACCCTGCAAGTCGCCCCGCCCCACACCTTCGACGCGAATCCGGTCAAGCCCAAGCCCTGAGCCCGACGCTCCCCACTGTGGGAGCGAGCTTGCTCGCGAAGGCTGAGTGTCAGTCACCTCAGTCTCCACTGATCCACCGCATCGCGAGCAGGCTCGCTCCCACACTGTTCCGGGATGACCACAAGATCCCGTCCACCACAAATCCCCTGTGGGAGCGAGCCTGCTCGCGATGGCGCCGGCCCAGACACCGACCACTTCGACTGACACCCAGCCCGCCCCCAACCGATTTCCGAAGGAACCCCAATGAGCCTACTGACCCGCCTCCTGGCGCGCGGCACTGTCGTGTTCGCCAATTCGGCCTCCAAGCTGCAATCGCTGCAAATGCGCCTCACCGCCGGCGAGGTGAACGACGACATGGAGCACTTCGAACCCTACGGCTTCACCAGCAACCCACTGGCCGGCGCCGAGGGCATCGCCACCTTCCTCGGTGGTGACCGTTCCCACGCAGTGGTGCTGGTGGTCGCCGACCGGCGTTTTCGCCTCAAGGCTCTCGCTCCCGGCGAAGTCGCGATCTACACCGACGAGGGCGACAGGATTCACTGCAAACGCGGTCGCGTCATCGACATTGAAACCGCCACCCTGAACATCCGCGCCAGCAGCGCAGTGAACATCGACAGCCCCGTCATCAACCACACCGGCAAGATCGTTTCCCAAGGGGACCAGATCGCCGGCGGCATCAGCCAGATCAAGCATGTGCATGGCGGCGTACAGGTCGGCAACGGCCAGACCGGCGCGCCGGCGGGAGGCCAATGATGTTCATCAGCCAGAACCTGCACGCCGCGTTGACCCGCTCGGTGCTCATCAGCCTGTTCACCTGGCGCCGCGCCGCTGACGACGACGCCCTCGATGACGAGGAACGTTTCGGCTGGTGGGGCGACACCTTTCCTACGGTCGCCGATGACCGCATCGGCTCGCGGCTGTGGTTGTTGCGCCGGGTCAAGCTGACCCGCCAGACCCAGCTCGACGCCGAGTTCTACGCCCGCGAAGCTCTGCAATGGCTGATCGACGATGGCCATTGCAGGGCCATCGACATCATCAGTGAACGCCTCGACGCCCAGCGCCTGAACCTGCGCACGGTCCTGACCCTGGCCGATGGCGAGCGTCTGGACATAAACCCCGATAACAGTTGGCAGGTGACCTATGCCGTTTGAAACCCCTTCGCTGCCGGTGCTGATCAAACGCACCCAAAGCGACCTGGCCAGCGATTCGCTGCGCCAGTCCGATGCCCAGGTGCTGGCCCGCACCCTCGGCGGCGCAGCCTATGGCCTGTATGGCTACCTGGACTGGATCGCCGAGCAGATCCTGCCGGACAAGGCCGACGAATCGACCCTGGAGCGCATCGCCGCCTTGCGGCTGAACCAGGCGCGCAAAGCCGCCCAGGCGGCCAGCGGCGCTGTCAGTTTCAGCGCGACCGCCGGTGCGGTGCTAGATGTCGACACGCTGCTGCAGTCCACCGATGGCCGCGCCTACAAAGTGACCAGTGCCCGTACCACCAGCAACGGCCTGAACACCACTACCATCGCCGCCCTGGATGCCGGCAGCCTGGGCAATGCCGACGCGGGCCTGGTGCTGACCCCCGTTCAACCGATCCTCGGCGTCTCCAGCAGCTTCATCGTGCTGGCGCCGGGGCTGACCGGTGGCGTCGCCCGGGAAAGCCTCGAATCCCTGCGGGCGCGGGTGATCCGCTCCTATCGCATCATCCCCCATGGCGGCTCGGCCCAGGATTATGAAACCTGGGCCCTGGAATGCCCCGGCATCACCCGCGCCTGGTGTCGCGGTAGCTACCTGGGGCCCGGCACCGTCGGCCTGTTCGTCATGCGTGACGACGATCCGCAGCCGATCCCCAACGCCGAGCAACTGGAGGAAGTCCGGGCCTATATCGAGCCCCTGCGCCCGGTCACCGCCGAGGTGCATGTGCTGGCCCCAACGCAGGTTCCGGTGGTCTACAGGTTGCGCATCACTCCTGACACCAGCGCCGTACGCGCCGCCATCGAAGCCCAGTTGCGCGACCTGCACAACCGCGAAGCCGGCCTCGGCGAAACCTTGCTGCTGACCCACATCGCCGAAGCCATCAGCAGCGCCACCGGCGAAACCGATCACACACTCACCACACCCACCGCCGACGTGGTCGCGGCCAGCAATCAACTGCTGACCTTCGGAGGCTGCATATGGCTGGAATAAGAACCGCCGAACAATACCGGGCCCAACTGCGCAGCCTGCTGCCCAGCGGCCCGGCGTGGGACCCGGAGCGCGTGCCGGAACTGGAGGACGTGCTGGAAGGCATCGCCCAGGAACTGGCGCGTCTTGATGCGCGTGCGGCTGATCTGCTGCATGAGATGGACCCGGCAGGGGTGAGTGAGCTGGTGCCGGATTGGGAGCGGGTGATGGGATTGCCGGATCCGTGTCTGGGAGCCACGCCGCTGTATGACGACCGCAGGTTGGCGGTGCGTCGGCGGTTATTGGCGGTGGGTAGCCAGACCGTTGCGTACTACGTGGAAATCGCCAAGAGCCAGGGTTATCCCAACGCCACCGTTACCGAACACAGGGCACCCCGCATGGGCCGTGCACGTTTTGGAGAGGCGCATTTCGGCACCTGGCAAGCGCAGTTCATGTGGACCCTCAACACCGGGGGGCGCCTGCTGCTCGGTCGGCGTTTTGGCGCCAGCTATTGGGGGGAGCGTTTTGGCGTTAACCCGGGGTCGGTATTGGAGTGCCAGATTCATCGTAATGCGCCGGCGCATACGCAGGTGCATATCAATTATGACTAAGGAGTAGATGGATGGATTATCCAAAAAATGTTCCCGGCGTGGGACTGGTGAATGGCCAGTTTGTAGACGAGAACCCGCTGACAGGCACGCCCGGTTCCTTGATACCTGCTAAGTGGGGTAACGGTGTTACGCAGGAGCTTCTGACCACGATCATTGAAGCGGGATTGGTGCCGGTCGAAGATAAAAACGATCAACTGTGTCAGGCAATCCGAACGCTGGCCAGACTTGATCCAAAACAGAACTTTCCAGCCCAGGTGTATCGCAGGAATCTGCTGATTAATGGGAACTTTGATATATGGCAGCGCGGTACAACTAACGTTAACCAAAATACAGGTGGATACGTAGCCGACCGCTTTCGGTGCGATTGGGATGGCAATGCGGGCGTTAATGTTTCTCGACAGAATTTTGTTCCGGGGCAATTAGATGTTCCTAATGAGCCTCGGTTTTTTTACCGTTGGCAGCAGGTGAGTGCTGGGGCGGGGGCAACCATACATAAAGTTTCTCAGTCCGTTGAGTTTGTGCGGACATTGGCCGGTAAAGTTGCAACCGTCAACTTTTGGGCCAAGGCTGACACTTCGCGGCAGGTGGCCTTGACGGTAACTCAGTTGTTTGGGGTCGGCGGTTCAGCGCCACTTGTCACTCCGGTAGCGACATTTCAAGTC is from Pseudomonas sp. B21-056 and encodes:
- a CDS encoding phage baseplate assembly protein is translated as MGEFANTVTLTVGGLDYGGWKSVEISADLERQFRTFKLDITWQWPGQTQAVPIRPGDECQVRIGADLVLSGYVFKAPVSYDGRQITLSIEGGSRTQDLVDCAAINRPSQWRGQTVLSIVQALASQYGVGVVSEIPETARLSEHSIVPGETVFQSIDRLLTLFRVFSTDDAEGRVLLAKPGSGGRASDGLELGKNILSGNAPMDYSQVFSEYRVIGQHKGSDQQSGAAVSEVSGTATDLGFKRKRVTVINESAQLTFELAQQRADWESAIRTGRALTTTYRVQGWRQANGDLWRHNSLVRVIDPVLGFDGDMLISKVTYSLSAQGSVTTLQVAPPHTFDANPVKPKP
- a CDS encoding phage baseplate assembly protein V: MSLLTRLLARGTVVFANSASKLQSLQMRLTAGEVNDDMEHFEPYGFTSNPLAGAEGIATFLGGDRSHAVVLVVADRRFRLKALAPGEVAIYTDEGDRIHCKRGRVIDIETATLNIRASSAVNIDSPVINHTGKIVSQGDQIAGGISQIKHVHGGVQVGNGQTGAPAGGQ
- a CDS encoding phage GP46 family protein, with product MFISQNLHAALTRSVLISLFTWRRAADDDALDDEERFGWWGDTFPTVADDRIGSRLWLLRRVKLTRQTQLDAEFYAREALQWLIDDGHCRAIDIISERLDAQRLNLRTVLTLADGERLDINPDNSWQVTYAV
- a CDS encoding baseplate J/gp47 family protein translates to MPFETPSLPVLIKRTQSDLASDSLRQSDAQVLARTLGGAAYGLYGYLDWIAEQILPDKADESTLERIAALRLNQARKAAQAASGAVSFSATAGAVLDVDTLLQSTDGRAYKVTSARTTSNGLNTTTIAALDAGSLGNADAGLVLTPVQPILGVSSSFIVLAPGLTGGVARESLESLRARVIRSYRIIPHGGSAQDYETWALECPGITRAWCRGSYLGPGTVGLFVMRDDDPQPIPNAEQLEEVRAYIEPLRPVTAEVHVLAPTQVPVVYRLRITPDTSAVRAAIEAQLRDLHNREAGLGETLLLTHIAEAISSATGETDHTLTTPTADVVAASNQLLTFGGCIWLE
- a CDS encoding YmfQ family protein is translated as MAGIRTAEQYRAQLRSLLPSGPAWDPERVPELEDVLEGIAQELARLDARAADLLHEMDPAGVSELVPDWERVMGLPDPCLGATPLYDDRRLAVRRRLLAVGSQTVAYYVEIAKSQGYPNATVTEHRAPRMGRARFGEAHFGTWQAQFMWTLNTGGRLLLGRRFGASYWGERFGVNPGSVLECQIHRNAPAHTQVHINYD
- a CDS encoding carbohydrate-binding protein CenC is translated as MDYPKNVPGVGLVNGQFVDENPLTGTPGSLIPAKWGNGVTQELLTTIIEAGLVPVEDKNDQLCQAIRTLARLDPKQNFPAQVYRRNLLINGNFDIWQRGTTNVNQNTGGYVADRFRCDWDGNAGVNVSRQNFVPGQLDVPNEPRFFYRWQQVSAGAGATIHKVSQSVEFVRTLAGKVATVNFWAKADTSRQVALTVTQLFGVGGSAPLVTPVATFQVKSTWMRYSATFQVPSIAGKVVGTTATDCLMLSFDLPLNIVQTFDLAQVQLEESPVATPFESRSPVEELLLCQRYYEKTYSQETAPGSLTNSSGCLISIVNMGQSGPASQPLAQWSFKVEKRTIPSISLFRPFLHGTLGQWRSGSDEFSSGNALPFATSTRGTGVYNSDVALTSQVYYIHATADAEL